In Bacillus kexueae, the following proteins share a genomic window:
- a CDS encoding YIEGIA family protein, which produces MNEYTYPILLGVIAGVACRLYMLKTDYRQYPTYLHGKIIHVALGVIAAGLGTVAVPAIMQKEFTAITFLTVAASQFREVRNMERNTLSELDKYELVPRGKTYIEGVAIAFESRNYLVIFTSLFVTLAYLLTNVWVSIVVAIVCIILSKILMSGGKLGDIVEVEYVKPRFDGAGLYVDNIYIMNIGIPEKRELVLKYGMGFVLKPKSFNARATIANLGQRQAVLHDVSTALGIIRDSGEPSLVPLAKRDLDDGRIGVFVLPQKQDHEFGIRVIQNVPTLESAIRMPSESDANKKGRFFRL; this is translated from the coding sequence ATGAATGAATATACGTACCCGATTTTATTAGGGGTTATCGCGGGAGTTGCATGTCGATTATATATGTTAAAAACTGATTATCGTCAATATCCCACCTATTTGCATGGGAAAATCATTCATGTTGCTTTAGGAGTGATTGCTGCTGGTTTAGGTACAGTGGCTGTTCCTGCCATTATGCAAAAGGAATTTACTGCTATCACTTTTTTAACAGTTGCAGCCTCACAGTTTCGTGAAGTACGAAACATGGAGCGCAATACCTTGTCTGAATTAGATAAATATGAGCTTGTTCCACGAGGGAAAACATATATAGAAGGGGTAGCAATTGCATTTGAAAGTCGCAATTATTTAGTTATTTTTACATCATTATTTGTTACGCTTGCTTATTTACTGACGAACGTTTGGGTTAGTATAGTTGTAGCGATAGTTTGTATTATTTTATCGAAAATATTGATGTCTGGCGGGAAGTTGGGAGATATTGTTGAGGTAGAATACGTAAAGCCACGGTTTGATGGAGCAGGTCTTTATGTAGACAATATTTACATCATGAATATCGGGATCCCAGAAAAACGTGAATTAGTATTAAAGTATGGGATGGGCTTTGTGTTAAAACCAAAGTCTTTTAATGCAAGAGCCACCATTGCAAACTTAGGACAGCGTCAGGCAGTGCTGCACGATGTTTCCACTGCGTTAGGAATTATTCGGGATAGCGGTGAGCCTTCGCTCGTACCGTTAGCAAAAAGGGATTTAGACGATGGTAGAATAGGGGTGTTCGTTTTGCCTCAAAAACAAGATCATGAATTTGGCATCCGAGTCATTCAAAATGTTCCAACATTAGAAAGTGCTATTCGAATGCCGTCGGAATCAGACGCCAATAAGAAGGGGCGGTTTTTTCGATTATGA
- a CDS encoding capping complex subunit for YIEGIA — protein MILEKTILAVITTDKTKIQGSTAAFICKDREEMDLFAKHLEAILDGIAHAIGEDVYVIVKHF, from the coding sequence ATGATATTAGAAAAGACGATTTTAGCAGTAATTACGACAGACAAGACAAAAATTCAAGGGTCTACCGCAGCATTCATTTGTAAAGATCGGGAGGAAATGGATTTGTTTGCCAAACATTTAGAAGCTATTCTAGATGGCATTGCACACGCCATAGGGGAAGATGTTTATGTCATCGTGAAGCATTTTTAA